A single Vigna radiata var. radiata cultivar VC1973A chromosome 8, Vradiata_ver6, whole genome shotgun sequence DNA region contains:
- the LOC106770887 gene encoding uncharacterized protein LOC106770887 — translation MADDLFEGLPPPSSNTVPQHHQPQPEPIAVAINNDDNTESSAVPPPKPILKSALKQSSAVPPPKPILKSALKRPNPTEPDTQAAAPKKSLKFKTMTDASEAQVIDAMQKISSHIKNPSKFSKAAKLAVQLIQAGSVKSEISDYFFAILEAAMSSSITCTDPSVRADYHCLFSAAQNAKEHLNKKQKNQLATWTINAVVANDLYTDDSFVFSKAAGKIKEIISSLPVATEEEDAEEAKSLKDGTVIADEGGKTPATDNDNDGKEADPFGLDALIPNSTKKVEKLKAKNEAAVEIREDEEETKRFLKSQREALITCLEIAARRYKTPWCQTVIDILVKHASDNVSRFTASQRDAVGKLWASIREQQTRRKQGKSVNGKLDVNAFEWLQQKYANEKISIRHSVGASGDRRAQQWLG, via the exons ATGGCAGACGATCTGTTTGAAGGATTGCCACCTCCTTCATCCAACACTGTTCCTCAACATCATCAACCTCAACCAGAACCAATTGCTGTTGCTATCAACAACGATGACAACACGGAATCCTCTGCAGTTCCGCCACCAAAGCCAATCCTCAAAAGTGCGCTCAAGCAATCCTCTGCAGTTCCGCCTCCAAAGCCCATCCTCAAAAGTGCCCTCAAGCGCCCCAACCCTACTGAACCCGACACCCAAG CTGCAGCGCCTAAGAAAAGCTTGAAATTCAAAACCATGACGGATGCTTCTGAAGCTCAAGTTATTGATGCCATGCAGAAGATATCTTCGCACATCAAGAACCCTTCAAAGTTTAGCAAGGCTGCAAAGCTTGCTGTACAGCTCATTCAGGCAGGAAGTGTAAAGTCAGAAATTAGTGATTATTTTTTTGCTATATTAGAAGCTGCAATGTCATCATCCATAACTTGTACAGATCCTTCAGTTCGAGCAGATTACCATTGTCTGTTCTCAGCAGCTCAAAACGCCAAAGAG CACCTCAATAAGAAGCAGAAGAATCAACTGGCAACATGGACAATTAATGCTGTGGTGGCAAATGATTTATACACAGATGACAGCTTTGTG TTTTCTAAAGCAGCTGGGAAAATCAAGGAAATTATATCTAGTCTTCCTGTTGCAACAGAGGAGGAGGATGCAGAGGAAGCAAAGTCTCTGAAAGATGGCACAGTTATAGCAGATGAAGGGGGTAAAACACCTGCCACGGATAATGATAATGATGGGAAGGAAGCTGACCCATTTGGACTCGATGCTCTGATTCCTAATTCCacaaagaaagttgaaaaactAAAGGCAAAGAATGAGGCAGCTGTGGAAATAAGGGAGGATGAGGAAGAAACCAAGAGATTCCTCAAGTCACAAAGAGAAGCCTTGATAACTTGTTTAGAGATTGCTGCCCGGCGTTATAAAACACCCTG GTGTCAAACCGTGATTGATATTTTGGTGAAACATGCCTCTGATAATGTGTCGAGATTTACAGCTAGTCAGAGGGATGCCGTTGGGAAATTGTGGGCTTCAATACGGGAACAACAAACTCGTAGGAAGCAAGGGAAGTCAGTTAATGGAAAACTTGATGTAAATGCTTTTGAATGGCTTCAACAAAAATATGCTAATGAAAAGATTAGCATTAGGCATTCTGTTGGAGCTAGCGGAGACCGTCGAGCCCAACAATGGCTTggttaa
- the LOC106771123 gene encoding AT-hook motif nuclear-localized protein 20, producing MANRWWTGSVGLENSGDSMRKPDLGFSMNESAVTANHAGEEEEEKENSDEPREGAIDVTNTRRPRGRPPGSKNKPKPPIFVTRDSPNAMRSHVMEIASGADITDCVVQFARRRQRGVSILSGSGAVVNVTLCQPTAPGAVMALHGRFDILSLTGSFLPGPSPPGATGLTIYLAGGQGQIVGGGVVGPLVAAGPVLIMAATFSNATYERLPLEEDDQEQGGGGGSPPGMGGGPGEASSSISVYNNNVPPNLGLPNGQQVNHEAYSSPWGHAPHARPPF from the coding sequence atGGCCAACCGCTGGTGGACTGGGTCCGTCGGTCTTGAGAACTCGGGTGACTCCATGAGGAAACCGGATCTGGGATTTTCCATGAATGAAAGTGCCGTGACTGCAAACCATGCAGgggaagaggaggaagagaaagaaaacagcGACGAACCAAGAGAGGGAGCTATTGACGTGACCAACACGCGCCGCCCAAGGGGTCGTCCACCGGGTTCCAAGAACAAGCCCAAACCACCCATATTCGTCACCCGAGACAGCCCCAACGCGATGCGAAGCCACGTCATGGAGATTGCCAGCGGTGCCGACATCACCGACTGCGTGGTCCAGTTTGCACGGAGGCGCCAGCGCGGCGTGTCCATTCTCAGCGGCAGCGGGGCTGTCGTTAACGTTACTCTCTGCCAGCCCACGGCTCCTGGCGCCGTCATGGCTCTCCATGGCCGCTTCGATATCCTCTCCCTCACGGGCTCGTTTCTCCCTGGACCTTCCCCTCCTGGTGCCACGGGTCTCACCATCTATCTTGCTGGAGGCCAGGGACAGATAGTTGGCGGTGGAGTGGTGGGCCCACTGGTGGCGGCTGGTCCAGTTTTGATAATGGCAGCTACGTTTTCCAATGCAACTTACGAGAGATTGCCCTTGGAGGAGGATGATCAGGAACAGGGCGGCGGCGGTGGGTCTCCGCCGGGGATGGGAGGCGGTCCTGGTGAAGCGTCGTCGTCAATTTCGgtgtataataataatgttcCTCCGAATCTGGGTCTTCCAAACGGACAACAGGTGAACCATGAAGCTTATTCTTCTCCTTGGGGTCATGCTCCTCATGCCAGACCTCCTTTCTAA
- the LOC106769959 gene encoding methyltransferase-like protein 6 has translation MEKGTTSNEGEAQYFCKDFHWEDLRAEVEANPCYAYHFESASSSSSSPPPESDVLAWKQFHLRHASGRFFKERRYLLKEFPELLSCPPNSKLLEVGCGNASTALPILRANKDLTVYACDCSNETLERANEIISDAFTIASFQHRFRTFCCDLSTGGFPNWLACDPCRDKFLQKQSYCLSDVREGNGLHFTNSYPSQEVECCVGGVDFVTLIFTLSAVPLERMPKSVKECFSVLKPGGMVFFRDYGLYDMTMLRFEPDKRVGFREYMRSDGTRSYFFCLDAVRNLFLGAGFTELELDYCCVKSINRQKGKCMQRVWVHGKFQKPALRNE, from the exons ATGGAAAAGGGGACAACGAGCAATGAAGGAGAAGCACAATACTTCTGCAAGGACTTCCACTGGGAAGACCTACGAGCAGAGGTGGAAGCAAACCCTTGCTATGCCTACCACTTTGAATCCGCGTCTTCTTCGTCATCGTCTCCTCCACCCGAATCCGACGTCCTAGCATGGAAGCAATTTCACCTCCGTCACGCATCTGGAagattcttcaag GAAAGACGTTATTTGTTGAAGGAGTTCCCAGAATTACTCTCCTGTCCCCCAAACTCTAAGCTTTTGGAAGTTGGTTGCGGCAATGCCAGCACTGCTCTTCCTATTCTACG GGCCAACAAGGATTTGACTGTTTATGCATGCGACTGTAGTAATGAGACTCTTGAGAGGGCTAACGAGATTATAAGTGATGCATTCACAATTGCATCCTTTCAGCATCGTTTCCGTACATTCTGTTGTGATCTTTCCACTGGTGGATTCCCAAACTGGTTGGCATGCGACCCTTGTCGAgataaatttttacaaaagcAGTCATACTGTTTGTCAG ATGTCAGAGAGGGTAATGGACTGCATTTTACCAATTCATATCCATCACAAGAAGTTGAATGTTGTGTTGGCGGAGTAGATTTTGTAACATTG ATCTTTACTCTATCAGCAGTACCGCTTGAAAGGATGCCAAAGTCTGTCAAAGAATGCTTTTCTGTGTTGAAGCCAGGAGGCATGGTTTTTTTTAGGGACTATG GCCTCTATGATATGACCATGCTTCGATTTGAGCCCGACAAGCGAGTAGGATTCAGGGAATACATGCGGTCAGATGGAACAAGgtcatatttcttttgtttagaTGCTGTCAGGAACCTATTTTTGGGTGCAGGCTTCACTGAG CTTGAGCTTGATTACTGTTGTGTCAAGTCTATAAATCGGCAGAAAGGGAAGTGCATGCAAAGAGTGTGGGTTCACGGGAAGTTCCAGAAACCTGCACTGAGAAATGAATAA
- the LOC106771648 gene encoding uncharacterized protein LOC106771648 produces MSMASTSTPRSCSELTITVEHNPSKSRLAELGINSWPKWGCPPGKYMLKFDAQETCYFLRGKVKVYPKGSSESVKFGVGDLVTIPKGLSCTWEVSVAVDKHYKFESSSTPTSSSKCISDI; encoded by the exons ATGTCCATGGCATCAACATCCACACCAAGGTCATGTTCAGAACTAACTATCACAGTTGAACACAATCCTTCCAAATCACGATTAGCCGAGCTGGGTATAAATTCGTGGCCCAA ATGGGGTTGTCCTCCTGGGAAGTATATGCTCAAATTCGACGCTCAAGAGACGTGTTATTTTCTGAGAGGGAAAGTGAAGGTTTATCCAAAAGGTTCGTCTGAGTCAGTCAAATTTGGTGTGGGGGACCTTGTCACCATACCCAAGGGACTTAGTTGCACATGGGAGGTATCCGTTGCAGTGGACAAACATTACAAGTTCGAGTCTTCTTCCACCCCTACATCTTCCTCGAAATGTATCAGTGATATCtga
- the LOC106772089 gene encoding exosome complex component CSL4, whose amino-acid sequence MEEEKEAVMVTPGEVLGRSSDVKAGRGAYAAPHNNTVYASLTGFRRTIPPPPDSPDKRPTVEVTGHKAHGPVPQPGSVVIVRVTKVMARSASADIMCVGSKCVREKFTGIIRQQDVRATEIDKVDMHLSFHPGDIVKALVLSLGDARAYFLSTAKNELGVVSAESIAGATMVPVSWTEMQCPVTGQIEQRKVAKAAS is encoded by the exons atggaagaagagaaagaagcaGTGATGGTAACACCGGGAGAAGTGTTGGGAAGAAGCAGCGATGTCAAAGCTGGGAGAGGAGCATACGCAGCGCCTCACAACAACACCGTTTACGCCTCCCTAACCGGCTTCCGCCGTACCATTCCTCCGCCGCCGGATTCTCCCGACAAG AGGCCGACTGTTGAAGTAACTGGTCACAAGGCGCATGGACCTGTTCCACAACCTGGATCTGTTGTCATTGTGCGG GTCACCAAAGTGATGGCTCGGTCCGCTTCTGCTGATATTATGTGTGTTGGATCTAAGTGTGTTAGAGAAAAATTTACCGGCATTATCAG ACAGCAAGATGTTAGAGCTACTGAAATTGATAAAGTAGACATGCACCTGTCTTTTCATCCCGGTGATATTGTTAAAGCTCTTGTG CTTTCTCTTGGAGATGCACGGGCCTACTTTCTGTCTACTGCAAAGAATGAACTTGGTGTTGTTTCTGCTGAAAGCATTGCTG GTGCAACCATGGTTCCAGTAAGTTGGACTGAGATGCAGTGCCCTGTAACTGGACAAATTGAGCAAAGAAAGGTTGCAAAGGCTGCAAGCTGA
- the LOC106772088 gene encoding uncharacterized protein LOC106772088, with translation MASAALQFLYWTAPISHRYPNQLASLTSSLKFATPFSATNSIYLPKPLSVRFALTESDSPKSIEPDPQTLLQEIAGSLDLPPDYFAQFPRDLRLDLNDAAFDLSNGPVLDECGQELGETLLNLSRAWELADTSMSHSLVKKIPLIEAKLTGSAKSALGKRLISAGRRFQSMGQYGQGEPQKIAKAMIAAGRALSGSSTSAVTVEETKEETRVLKFGELQVEITPDKANIGAVIGFVFGILSWEIAQGIQNIPDSSLEYANDNALLLAKSLKGALLALFYFSTFLSAFTSGGLVLLGFQLKSKKG, from the exons ATGGCTTCAGCTGCGCTTCAATTCTTGTATTGGACAGCTCCAATATCCCACCGTTACCCCAATCAGTTGGCTTCCCTAACCTCCTCACTCAAATTCGCCACTCCTTTTTCTGCCACCAATTCCATTTATCTTCCCAAACCTCTTTCCGTGCGTTTTGCTCTGACTGAGTCCGACTCGCCCAAATCGATTGAGCCTGACCCTCAAACTCTTCTCCAAGAAATTGCC GGCAGTTTAGATCTTCCTCCTGATTACTTTGCACAGTTTCCCCGCGACCTTCGATTAGAC CTAAACGACGCCGCGTTCGACCTTTCAAACGGGCCTGTTTTAGACGAG TGTGGCCAAGAGTTGGGAGAGACTTTGCTAAACCTCTCTCGAGCTTGGGAACTTGCTGACACATCAATGTCTCACTCTTTAGTGAAAAAGATTCCTTTGATTGAGGCCAAGTTGACAGGTTCTGCCAAATCGG CACTTGGAAAGCGTTTAATATCTGCTGGAAGAAGGTTTCAATCAATGGGACAGTATGGCCAAGGTGAGCCACAAAAG ATTGCAAAAGCAATGATTGCAGCTGGTAGAGCTCTATCTGGTAGTTCAACGTCAGCAGTGACAGTTGAAGAAACGAAAGAGGAGACGAGGGTGCTGAAA TTTGGAGAGTTGCAGGTTGAAATAACACCAGATAAGGCCAATATCGGGGCTGTAATTGGATTTGTTTTTGG GATTCTTTCGTGGGAAATTGCTCAGGGAATTCAAAACATTCCGGACAGTTCTTTGGAGTATGCAAACGACAATGCTTTGCTGCTTGCTAAG TCTTTAAAGGGAGCATTGCTTGCTCTTTTCTACTTCTCAACGTTCTTGTCTGCATTTACCTCAGGGGGGCTTGTTCTACTTGGATTTCAGCTCAAATCGAAGAAGGGTTGA